The genomic interval TGAAAATGATGATTTTGAAAATGCAAGAAACTTATTAAAATGTGCATTTGATAACGGAATTACACATTTTGATTTGGCCAATAACTACGGACCTCCTTATGGTTCTGCTGAAAAAACTTTTGGAAAAATCTTAAAAAAAGATTTCAAAAAGTATAGAGATGAATTAATTATTTCATCAAAGGCGGGTTATGATATGTGGGAAGGTCCTTATGGGAATTTTGGTTCTAAAAAATACTTAATTTCTAGTTTAGACCAAAGTTTGCAAAGAATGGATTTAGAATATGTAGATATTTTTTATCATCACAGGCCAGATTATGACACTCCTTTAGAAGAAACTATGGGTGCTTTAGATTTAATGGTAAGACAAGGAAAAGCATTGTACGTTGGTTTGTCTAATTATCAACCTAAAGAAGCAGAAAAAGCTTTTAAAATATTAAAAGAATTAGGTACCCCGTGTTTAATTCATCAACCAAGATATAGTTTGTTTTACCGTTGGATTGAAGATGGTTTAATTGATTTATTAGGGAATTCTGGAGTTGGAACCATTTGCTTTTCTCCATTAGCACAAGGAATGTTAACAGACAAATATATTAACGGTTTGCCAAAAGATTCTAGAGCTGTAAAAGATGGTCGTTATTTAAAAACAGATCAAGTGATGGAAATGCTTCCAAAAATTAAAGCTTTAAACGAAGTTGCTAAAAGCAGAAATCAGAATTTAGCACAAATGGCTATTTCTTGGATTTTAAAAGATGATAGAATTACATCTGTTTTAATTGGAGCCAGCAAAACTGAGCAAATTTTAGACAGTATAAAAGCTACTGAAAACACTACTTTTTCTGAAGAAGAATTGGCTAGAATTAATGCTATTTTAGCTTAAAATAAATTAAAAAAGTTCCTACATGTTTCATAAACCTAAAGGACTCTTTTTTTTTATCTACGAACTAAAGTGGATAATTTACTATATAAAAAAAAGCTCCTTTAACAAGGAGCTTTTCACTTTTCATACTATACTCTTCCTTTTCCTAAACTCTTCCTTTTTCATATAATTTTTATTATTCTTTTAATTGATCATCTGAAAGTAAAGCAAAGAATTTATCTAAATTAGGTAGAATTACAATTCTTGTTCTTCTATTTTTTGCTCTATTATCATTAGTCGTATTTTCTACTAACGGCATTGTAGAACCTCTACCTGCAGCAATTAATCTACTTCCATCAATATTATATTTACTTTCTAAAAGACGTACTATAGAAGTCGCTCTCTTTACACTTAAATCCCAGTTATCTTGTACAACAGCATTGTTAATGGTTCTAGAATCTGTATGACCTTCAATCATAACATCCATACTTGGTTCAGATTTTATAACTGCCGCTAATTTTTCAATTAAACCATAAGCACCATTTTTAACTCTATAACTTGCGTTGTTAAATAATAATTTATCAGAAACAGAAATCATTACTACCGTTTGATCAATGTCTATATTTAAATCATCAGAATCTGTTAAATCAGAATTATCAAACTTATTTTTTAAATTATAAGAAATGGCAAGATTTAAAGAATCTTTTAAAGTTTTAGCTTTTGCTAACTCTTCCGGATCTACTTTAGATAAAGTTTCCCTCATTCTTTCTCTTGTATTATTAGAAATTACAGCTGTTTTACCAACCATATCTAATTTTACGTCATTGGCATCTTGTAAGCTTGAATTATCACTTTTTAATGAATTAATTTTCTCATTATAGTCCGCAACTCTACTTTCAATTTTAGCAAATTTCCCCTCTAGTGCTTCTTTTTCTAAGGTAGTTTTTTGAAGCGTCCCTTTTGTATTAATATACTGATTTTCTAACGTTACATACTTTTTTTTAGAAACACAAGATGTTGCCATTAATGATATTGCTACAACAGGTATAATAAATTTTTTCATAATTAATTAGTTTAAATGATATAACCTATGGCGGTTATTTAGTTATTTAATGTTACTTCTATTAGTTAAACAACTCAGTTTATAAATACCCTACCTTAAAAATTCATTTTTTTTATAAAAAATAAAAAAAGCCCATAAAAACTTAATTTTCATGGGCTTATAATATTAAAAAAAATAAAATTTTATTGTAGCGAACTCAAACTACTTTTAATAGTTTCAATTTTTGCTACTGTATCTGCTTCTTTTTTACGTTCCAAAGCCAACACTTTTTCTGGTGCATTAGACACAAAACGCTCATTAGACAACTTCTTTGTAATACCAAATAAGAAACCTTCTGCTCTTTTAAGCTCTCCTTCTAATTTCTTAATCTCTGCTTCAACATCTATGTTTTCAATAGAAATAGGTACAAAGTATTCGTTAGATTTTACTCTAAAAGAAGCTCCTTCTACTTTCTCTGAAACATAGTTTATAGTTTCTGTATTTGTTAATTTCTGAATAACAGCATCAAATTGTTTTGTGCTTTTATCATTATCAATAACAAATAATTCTACTGCATCTTTAAAAGAAATGTTCTTATCTTTTCTGATGGTTCTAATTCCTGATACAACTCCTGTAGCAAATTCAAAATCTTCTATAATTTTTGCAGCGAAATCTTTAATTACAGGATATTTTGCTATAATCAAAGCTTCTTCTGGTGTTCTATCTGCAATATATTGCCAAATATCTTCTGATAAAAATGGCATAAATGGATGCAATACTTTTAAGTTATTTTCTAAAACTTCAATAATAGCATCAAACGTTACTTTATCTATTGGTTGCTGATAAGCAGGTTTTACAATTTCTAATAACCATGAAGAAAAATCATCGTTAATTAACTTGTAGATTGCCATTAAAGCATCAGACAAACGGTATTTAGAAAAATGGTCTTCTATTTCTGCCAACGTTTTTTGAAACTTAGCTTCGTACCATTCTAAACCAATTTTAGAAGTTTCTGGTTGTGGTAAACTAGCATCAACTTCCCAACCTTTTATCAAACGGAAAGCATTCCAAATTTTATTTGCAAATCCTTTTCCTTGTTGACAAAGATCTTCATCAAACATTAAATCGTTTCCGGCTGCAGAACTT from Polaribacter sejongensis carries:
- a CDS encoding OmpA/MotB family protein — protein: MKKFIIPVVAISLMATSCVSKKKYVTLENQYINTKGTLQKTTLEKEALEGKFAKIESRVADYNEKINSLKSDNSSLQDANDVKLDMVGKTAVISNNTRERMRETLSKVDPEELAKAKTLKDSLNLAISYNLKNKFDNSDLTDSDDLNIDIDQTVVMISVSDKLLFNNASYRVKNGAYGLIEKLAAVIKSEPSMDVMIEGHTDSRTINNAVVQDNWDLSVKRATSIVRLLESKYNIDGSRLIAAGRGSTMPLVENTTNDNRAKNRRTRIVILPNLDKFFALLSDDQLKE
- a CDS encoding aldo/keto reductase, with protein sequence MEKYKADSERYNKMNYRRTGNSGLLLPELSLGLWHNFGENDDFENARNLLKCAFDNGITHFDLANNYGPPYGSAEKTFGKILKKDFKKYRDELIISSKAGYDMWEGPYGNFGSKKYLISSLDQSLQRMDLEYVDIFYHHRPDYDTPLEETMGALDLMVRQGKALYVGLSNYQPKEAEKAFKILKELGTPCLIHQPRYSLFYRWIEDGLIDLLGNSGVGTICFSPLAQGMLTDKYINGLPKDSRAVKDGRYLKTDQVMEMLPKIKALNEVAKSRNQNLAQMAISWILKDDRITSVLIGASKTEQILDSIKATENTTFSEEELARINAILA